The genomic interval AGATCATGCGCTAAGTTACGAAACAATTCTGAATTTGGATATTCTTGTGTTGCTCTATCATGTTCATAACCATAGTGCTGCCGAAATAGAAAAATATGTTTTGCAATAATGGATGCAAAGGTTTCAGTAACAGGAATTGAGAAGACCGATGGGTATTGTGTTTCTAACACATGAAATAATTTTTCAGCAAAAAAAGAATTTTGTGATGCGTGTCTTAGTGACGGTGATTCACTGTAGTCTTTTACTACTTCATCTCGCCAGGTTTTGTAATCGGTATTTAAAGTGCTCTTCGCCGGAGTTGGGTTTATATGTGGCGCAGTTGGCGTTTTAAAGAGAAAATCAAAATGGCCATGGGCGTATGCGTCTTCAAATAAATTATAGACATGAGAAAGTTCTTTAAATTGTTCTGCTGCATTCGGCAATTGATTTTTATCAGGATGGACTTTAAGAGCCTTTTTTTTATAAGCTTTTTTTATTTCATCTAAAATCTTTTCTGAGGATAGATCTTGTAAGTTCTGTGAAGAAAGTTCTAATACCTTAAGAGCTGAATTCAAGTTTTGAGTATTAATAAACTGATCGGTAAACGGCATTAAAATGTCCTTAATAAAATTTAAACGACAAATAATAGCATAGGTTGATCTATTTTGAATCAGAAAGTTATAAAAATTGTTCATAATAATTTTTTAGATCCAGAAAAGATTGTTGTACTGTTTGATAGCTATTTTAGATTCTGACATGGGGTAGGAGCGTTCTGGATGGCATCCAGTTTTATAGAGATCATTCTATCTCCCATTGCATGAAGATGAGTTTAAAATCATCAGACCAATCAGTCCATTCATGTTTTTCAAATGCTTTGACATAAACGAAATCACCTGGATTAACCAGTACTTTTTGGTTGGTACTACCATGCCGAAATTGAGCAGTGCCCGATACTACGAAATGAATTTCATTTTTATATCCAGGATTGATGTGTTCAAAAGGAGGATTTTTATCGGGTACTACTATTCCCACTGTAACCTTATTCTCCTCCAGAATTCGGATGGCTCCTGGATTGGGTGCGGGCAACATTTTCAAAATATCCGTGTCGCGGATAATACGTGCGAGATCAGCTTCTTCAGGAGCTTGTAAATATTGTTGCATAAATGCAAATATTTCTTGTTGATATTCTAGAATATTGTGTGATGAACTAATAAATTGAGCGATATCAGGTCTGGGACGTGAAATGGCAGTTAATTGGTGAGGTGTTATAAATGAATTTTGGGGAGAATGAATAATCATACACGGATGTTGATGGCTCATCGTTAAATAATTGCTAAGTACTTTGGGATGAATCAAAATTATTGCTTTAAATGCATGAATCTTGTTTGATATATTCCATCCCAATTCGCATTGATTTCCCAATGCAATAAGTACGGTCTTATTTTTTTGAGCAATGTCTTCAAGCGCGCTAACGAGACAATCCTGAAACTCTATAATTTCTAAGTTCTTATTGTTTTTTAATAAGGTAATAAGTTCATCGGCTTGTGCCAGCGCATGGTCTTTTAAAATTATTATTTTACTCATGCTATTTCTGCTACTTAATCCAAGTTTCATGCAAATGTCGCCAAAGCAATGGTTGTTTCGGATTGTTCGTCGGAACAAAAATTGCAGTGGATAAGCGTCTCAAATGCTCGTTTTCAGGGAGCCGTTGTAATTCTTCATAGCTCACGATAACATTATCCGCGCAAGAAAAGATCTCTTTAAATTGTTCGATTTTAATGGTTACCTCAGGACGCGAACCTGCTGCATTAAGATACCAAGTGCTAAGCCATACATAATCTCTTAAGATTCCATCGGGCTGGATTATAGTAAAATTCGGATGAAAATAACTTAAAAAAGGCAATCGCTCTTCATTAACCATTTTTTGTGAAATAAATCCTGTATTTGGACATGAAGTTCAACGACTTCTTGATAAGCTTGTTTAAATTGGTTCTGCAGGGATGTATTTTGCATGTCTAGAGTCTAATTTAGGTACAATTTCTACATTATAGCCTAAAGTCATTAAGTTAATGAGAGTTCGATATAAAAGGAAAAAAATTTATGTTGTTTCAAACGTTCTCATGTACCAGTTGTTTTTGCCTTTTCTTGCACGTAAAAGTCATTTATTTTTCTATACCTTTTAAATTTTCTGTGCGTTTGGGCCAGGTAAAATGGAATACAGCACCTTGGTCTTTGGCGGATTCGACCCATATATTCGAGCCATGGGTTTCAACAATTTTTTTTGCGATACTAAGTCCTACTCCGCAACTTTCGAAAATATCACGAGGTTGCAGCGTTTGAAAAAGTTGAAAAATTCGATCTTGATAGGCACTTTCTATTCCCGGCCCATCATCAGCAACAAAAAACTCATAGTAACGTTTTTTTTCAACAACGCCCACTTTAATGTGCCCCTTATGAAGATGATGATGTTTTACACTATTATCAATTAGTTCATAAAGAACTTCTTGTAATGGTGTTTTTTCTGCTTTGATAGGAAAAGAGCATCGATCGCAATGAATATCGAAATCGTTTGCAGTATCTACTTTATGAGCAACATTACTTACTAATTCGGGAAAGTTAATTGTCTCAATTTTTGAATGTATCACCCCAGCTTGAGCATATTTTAATAGCCCATCCAATAAATTCGACATTCGATAAGCGCGCTGCCTTAAAAAGGTCAGATATTTTCGAGACTGAGGGGTCAGTTGGTTTTCGGTATCTTCTTCAATCCATGAAACCAGATGTTCTATTGCGGGTAATGGTGATTTTAAATCATGAGACGCTAAATAAACAAAGCGCTCTAATTCATCTTCTGCATTTTTAACTAAAATTAAATTTGCAATTCGTGCTTTAAGCTCTTGAGTTGAAAAAGGTTTTGTCATGTAGTCTTGGGCGCCTTCTTGGAGTATGCGCACACGAAGATCATCATCTGCTTTCGCAGTGACAATCATAATAGGGGTGGAAATCAAGGAGGAATGCTTTCTTATAGCATGAACCATTTCGATTCCATTCATATTAGGCATCATGATATCACTGATAATTACATGGGGAAGCAGCTCGATCGCTTTGTCTAAACCTTCTTTACCGTCTTGAGCACAGGTAATGCGGTAATCTTTACTTAAAATGTCACATAAAAATTCATTCATTGCTAAATTATCTTCTACTATTAAAATCAGAGGGCTGTTGGCATTTTTTACCCCTTTTGTTTGCAGGACTCTGGTTTTTAGTTGTTTTTTTACATAACGAGGTATTTCAAGCATTCCTAATGGGGGTTGTTTAGGATGTACTAGTTGGTTTTCCGGGGCTTTTAGTGGAATTTGAATGACAAAAAGTGCACCACCTAATTTTGATTGCTGCACATTAATCGTACCTTTATGTAACGCCACAAAATCTTTTACAATTGCTAATCCTAAACCAGTACCTGCTGAATGATACAAGCTTTCCTCCATTTGGAAGAAACGTTCAAAAATTGCCTCTTTAAATTGCGAAGGGATTCCAGGGCCATTATCTTCAATACAAAATTCGGCATAATTATTTTTTTGTATAATTTGAGCTTTATTTTGCCATGAATTGGATTAAATTTAATTGAATTGGAGAGCAGGTTAAGGATGACACGCTCCATTTTTTCACCATCAATCTGAATGAAGAGCTCTTTAGGTAAATCACAAGAAACTTGAAATTTTTTCGCTTCAATATCTGCTTCAAATAAAGATAATACTTTTCTAATAAGGCGCACAAAATCAATATTGTAATAACTGATTTCTAATTTTGCTGCATCAAATTTTGCAATATCTAATAAATCATTCACATGTTTTGATAAGAGAAGAGCATTCTCTTTTATTAAGCGTAATTTTTTTGTTTGTGAGGGTGTTAGTGGTTTATCTCGTAATAATGTATCGATTGGTCCTAAAATTAACATCAGCGGTGTGCGTAATTCATGACTAATGTTTGCAAAA from Legionella sainthelensi carries:
- a CDS encoding cupin domain-containing protein → MSKIIILKDHALAQADELITLLKNNKNLEIIEFQDCLVSALEDIAQKNKTVLIALGNQCELGWNISNKIHAFKAIILIHPKVLSNYLTMSHQHPCMIIHSPQNSFITPHQLTAISRPRPDIAQFISSSHNILEYQQEIFAFMQQYLQAPEEADLARIIRDTDILKMLPAPNPGAIRILEENKVTVGIVVPDKNPPFEHINPGYKNEIHFVVSGTAQFRHGSTNQKVLVNPGDFVYVKAFEKHEWTDWSDDFKLIFMQWEIE
- a CDS encoding ATP-binding protein; translation: MEDNGPGIPSQFKEAIFERFFQMEESLYHSAGTGLGLAIVKDFVALHKGTINVQQSKLGGALFVIQIPLKAPENQLVHPKQPPLGMLEIPRYVKKQLKTRVLQTKGVKNANSPLILIVEDNLAMNEFLCDILSKDYRITCAQDGKEGLDKAIELLPHVIISDIMMPNMNGIEMVHAIRKHSSLISTPIMIVTAKADDDLRVRILQEGAQDYMTKPFSTQELKARIANLILVKNAEDELERFVYLASHDLKSPLPAIEHLVSWIEEDTENQLTPQSRKYLTFLRQRAYRMSNLLDGLLKYAQAGVIHSKIETINFPELVSNVAHKVDTANDFDIHCDRCSFPIKAEKTPLQEVLYELIDNSVKHHHLHKGHIKVGVVEKKRYYEFFVADDGPGIESAYQDRIFQLFQTLQPRDIFESCGVGLSIAKKIVETHGSNIWVESAKDQGAVFHFTWPKRTENLKGIEK